A genomic window from Calonectris borealis chromosome 26, bCalBor7.hap1.2, whole genome shotgun sequence includes:
- the LOC142093281 gene encoding membrane cofactor protein-like isoform X2: MRPSRALRQCRRLSEGRGADAPAQAAAVMGPPRFPPARGPGLLLALALSWLGGTRAQGTCMPPERLQYAELLESFSSMKSFPVGTSVSYICRPGYMRIPGKSLNRTCGEDLQWTPTEQFCTERKCNHPGELEHGFINVTDLTFGSKATFSCEGGFRLHGTDEISCVIKNKGVGWNRDLPFCDRIPCESPPSIANGHYTEAASYVYQTSVTYTCDDVPKGADPFSLIGPPTIFCTYDAQLNGVWSEPPPQCRVVKCDNPKVENGKKKTGFGPSYSYRDSVVFECNPGYFMIGPEVITCGENNTWSPPKPTCEKITEGVCGAPKITHGVVIPAKSVYEGGESVQIKCNAHCTFPDGAEEMAVTCQGQNTWSSLQNCACEPKSSGNTPDINYGRVIDGQKHSYSVGDFITIECYAGYTLHGEARIQYIGENKWIPGVPTCQLSAYITAIICVIVAIVVFLAAFWVYKKFFSQNGKRDSTPYTAEYKICKA; encoded by the exons ATGCGCCCCAGCCGCGCGCTGCGTCAGTGCCGCCGCCTGAGTGAGGGGCGCGGAGCGGACGCTCCTGCTCAGGCCGCCGCGGTCATGGGGCCGCCGCGCTTCCCGCCCGCTCGCGGCCCGGGCCTCCTGCTGGCGCTGGCGCTGTCGTGGCTCGGTGGAACACGGGCTCAGG GCACGTGTATGCCTCCAGAAAGGCTGCAATATGCGGAGCTCCTGGAGAGTTTCAGCTCAATGAAGAGCTTTCCTGTTGGAACCAGTGTGTCGTACATCTGCCGGCCGGGGTATATGCGAATCCCTGGAAAATCATTAAATCGTACATGTGGTGAAGACTTACAGTGGACACCCACAGAGCAGTTTTGTACAG AGAGAAAATGTAACCATCCAGGAGAATTAGAACATGGTTTTATTAATGTGACAGATCTTACCTTTGGTTCAAAAGCTACTTTTTCTTGTGAAGGAGG ATTCAGATTACATGGAACTGATGAAATTTCCTGTGTAATCAAGAATAAAGGGGTTGGCTGGAATAGAGATCTTCCTTTCTGTGATA GAATTCCTTGTGAATCACCTCCAAGCATAGCCAATGGGCACTACACTGAAGCAGCTAGCTATGTTTATCAAACATCAGTAACCTATACGTGTGATGATGTACCAAAAGGCGCGGATCCCTTCTCGCTGATTGGCCCACCTACTATTTTCTGCACATATGATGCACAGTTAAATGGAGTTTGGAGTGAACCACCTCCACAATGTAGAG TGGTCAAATGTGATAACCCGAAagttgaaaatggaaaaaaaaaaactggatttGGACCTTCCTATAGCTATAGGGACTCAGTCGTGTTTGAGTGTAATCCTGGCTATTTCATGATCGGACCGGAGGTAATTACCTGTGGAGAAAACAACACCTGGTCTCCTCCAAAACCAACCTGTGAAAAAA TTACTGAAGGTGTATGTGGTGCCCCAAAGATCACACATGGAGTAGTGATTCCAGCGAAATCTGTGTATGAAGGAGGAGAGTCTGTTCAGATAAAGTGCAACGCTCATTGTACTTTTCCTGATGGCGCTGAAGAGATGGCAGTAACTTGTCAAGGACAGAATACGTGGAGTTCTTTACAAAACTGTGCAT GTGAGCCTAAAAGTTCTGGTAACACTCCAGACATAAATTACGGTAGAGTAATTGATGGACAAAAACATTCATATTCTGTCGGGGATTTTATTACGATTGAATGTTATGCAGGCTACACATTACATGGTGAAGCCCGTATTCAGTATATTGGAGAAAACAAATGGATTCCTGGAGTGCCAACTTGCCAGTTAA GTGCGTATATTACGGCCATCATCTGTG